The Georgenia faecalis genome includes a window with the following:
- the nuoI gene encoding NADH-quinone oxidoreductase subunit NuoI codes for MRFERDPKGPLGEIFAPVAGFGVTFSSMFRPMVTEQYPFEKVPTQPRYHGRHQLNRYPDGLEKCIGCELCAWACPADAIFVQGGDNQPEEQYSPGERYGRVYQINYLRCIFCGLCIEACPTRALTMTNEYELAGPTREGLIYEKQDLLAPLADGMLAAPHPMVAGTEDDDYYRGDITGPTQDQVEWVRANRPDDASLAAVRPVAAAKGARQ; via the coding sequence ATGCGGTTCGAACGCGACCCCAAGGGCCCGCTCGGCGAGATCTTCGCGCCGGTCGCCGGGTTCGGCGTCACCTTCTCCTCGATGTTCCGGCCCATGGTCACGGAGCAGTACCCCTTCGAGAAGGTGCCCACCCAGCCGCGCTACCACGGGCGGCACCAGCTCAACCGGTACCCCGACGGCCTCGAGAAGTGCATCGGCTGCGAGCTGTGCGCCTGGGCGTGCCCGGCCGACGCCATCTTCGTCCAGGGCGGGGACAACCAGCCCGAGGAGCAGTACTCCCCGGGCGAGCGGTACGGCCGCGTCTACCAGATCAACTACCTGCGCTGCATCTTCTGCGGGCTGTGCATCGAGGCGTGCCCGACGCGGGCCCTCACGATGACCAACGAGTACGAGCTCGCCGGGCCGACCCGCGAGGGCCTCATCTACGAGAAGCAGGACCTCCTCGCGCCGCTCGCCGACGGCATGCTCGCCGCGCCGCACCCCATGGTGGCCGGCACGGAGGACGACGACTACTACCGCGGTGACATCACCGGCCCCACGCAGGACCAGGTCGAGTGGGTCAGGGCCAACCGC
- the nuoH gene encoding NADH-quinone oxidoreductase subunit NuoH — protein MIVPMAAGTAADFSNDTWWIWVVKAVAIIVFLLVSVLIAIWAERRILGRMQTRPGPNVNGPFGLLQSMGDALKLLLKEDINLKGADRFIYVLAPFIAAFSAFLIYAVIPFGPEVSIFGVVTPLQLTDMPVAVLYILAVTAVGVYGIVLGGWSSNSTYPLLGAVRSSAQVISYELSMGLALVSVFLVSGSMSTSQIVEAQSQMWWAVALAPAFVIYLISMVGEVNRLPFDLPEAEGELVAGHMVEYSSMKFAWFFLAEYVNMLNVSAVATTLFLGGWRAPWPLTLVGDGMLNTGWWPVLWFVAKVWLVMFFMFWLRGTLLRFRYDQFMKLGWKVLIPAALVWLVAVAVLQGLLQFGDLELRNVFLGLAALLVVVLVVSLFWPDRKADAPPEDAEPVRSGRVIDPGTEFDAMAGGFPVPPMPGQALPPSPRKQRAQETAGATTRTGEGEGR, from the coding sequence ATGATCGTTCCCATGGCCGCCGGCACGGCAGCCGACTTCAGCAACGACACGTGGTGGATCTGGGTCGTCAAGGCCGTCGCGATCATCGTGTTCCTCCTCGTCTCCGTGCTCATCGCCATCTGGGCGGAGCGGCGGATCCTCGGCCGCATGCAGACGCGCCCCGGGCCCAACGTCAACGGCCCGTTCGGCCTCCTGCAGTCGATGGGTGACGCCCTCAAGCTCCTCCTCAAGGAGGACATCAACCTCAAGGGCGCCGACCGGTTCATCTACGTCCTCGCCCCGTTCATCGCGGCGTTCTCGGCGTTCCTCATCTACGCCGTCATCCCGTTCGGCCCGGAGGTGTCGATCTTCGGCGTCGTCACGCCGCTGCAGCTCACGGACATGCCCGTGGCCGTGCTCTACATCCTCGCGGTCACCGCGGTCGGGGTGTACGGCATCGTCCTCGGCGGCTGGTCGTCGAACTCCACCTACCCCCTGCTGGGCGCGGTGCGCTCCTCGGCGCAGGTGATCTCCTACGAGCTGAGCATGGGCCTGGCCCTCGTCAGCGTGTTCCTCGTGTCGGGCTCGATGTCGACGTCCCAGATCGTCGAGGCGCAGTCGCAGATGTGGTGGGCGGTCGCCCTCGCGCCGGCGTTCGTCATCTACCTCATCTCCATGGTGGGTGAGGTCAACCGGCTGCCCTTCGACCTCCCCGAGGCCGAGGGCGAGCTCGTCGCCGGCCACATGGTCGAGTACTCCTCGATGAAGTTCGCGTGGTTCTTCCTCGCCGAGTACGTCAACATGCTCAACGTCTCCGCCGTGGCCACCACGCTCTTCCTCGGCGGGTGGCGCGCGCCGTGGCCGCTCACCCTCGTGGGCGACGGGATGCTCAACACCGGCTGGTGGCCGGTGCTGTGGTTCGTCGCCAAGGTGTGGCTCGTCATGTTCTTCATGTTCTGGCTGCGCGGGACACTCCTGCGCTTCCGCTACGACCAGTTCATGAAGCTCGGCTGGAAGGTCCTCATCCCGGCGGCCCTCGTGTGGCTCGTCGCCGTGGCGGTGCTCCAGGGGCTGCTCCAGTTCGGTGACCTCGAGCTGCGCAACGTGTTCCTCGGCCTCGCGGCCCTGCTCGTCGTCGTCCTCGTCGTCTCGCTCTTCTGGCCCGACCGCAAGGCCGATGCACCGCCGGAGGATGCCGAACCGGTACGGTCGGGGCGGGTCATCGACCCCGGGACGGAGTTCGACGCCATGGCGGGCGGCTTCCCGGTGCCGCCCATGCCTGGCCAGGCCTTGCCGCCGTCGCCACGCAAGCAGCGAGCGCAGGAGACCGCGGGTGCCACCACCCGCACGGGTGAAGGAGAAGGACGATGA
- a CDS encoding NADH-quinone oxidoreductase subunit G, which translates to MTQATTAAVQSSPQTVSLTIDGLEVEVPKGTVVIRAAEQVGIQIPRFCDHPLLKPVGACRQCLVEVATPDREGNLRAMPKPQTSCTLEATPGMVVATQHTSPVADKAQHSMIEFLLINHPLDCPVCDKGGECPLQNQAMSNGRATSRFVDVKRTFPKPVKVSTQILLDRDRCVLCQRCTRFSAQIAGDPFIDLQGRGGGAPGREIHSVPGQQIGTFDARVLDFDLHGSHAGQAFTDEVVGPFGEAGPVAGFASGPMGVAELDGSGRPFSSYFSGNTIQICPVGALTSAGYRFRARPFDLVSTESVAEHDSSGSAIRVDHRRGVVVRRLAGEDHEVNDEWITDKDRFAFGWQSAPDRLDVPLVRDEETGALVPTSWSEALDLAATGLARAREAGGVGVLPGGRLPLEDAYAWSRFARTVLGTNDVDARARAHSDEEAAFLAARVAGTGMDVTFTDLENAPHVLLVALEPEDEAGAVFLRLRKGVVAGRVQVAALAPLATRGATKMRARLVPTAPGTEAEVLDALVPTSAEPDLAAVAQALATPGSVVLVGERAGALPGTLSAVERLVGRTGARVAWVPRRAGERAAVEAGLLPGLLPGGRPATEAEARVDVGGVWGADVPAAPGRDLTAILTAARDGALGGLLVGGVEPRDLPDPALAHAALAAAGFVVQLEVRRSAVTDHADVVLPVAPPVEKAGTFVNWEGRPRPFGQVLVSRALSDRQVLDALATEMGVALGCATLAAVHAQLDELVGWEGPRAQAPQVRAAEPPAVRGGQAVLATWKLQLDSGRGQEGDPHLAGTAHRPVVRVSAATAAALGLRDGQPLAVRGPAGTITLPMVTTTMPEHVVWLPENSPGSHVHEMLGAGAGAVVTLEVPR; encoded by the coding sequence ATGACCCAGGCGACGACCGCCGCCGTGCAGTCCTCCCCGCAGACGGTGAGCCTCACCATCGACGGGCTCGAGGTGGAGGTGCCCAAGGGCACCGTCGTCATCCGGGCCGCGGAGCAGGTCGGGATCCAGATCCCGCGGTTCTGCGACCACCCGCTCCTCAAGCCGGTCGGCGCCTGCCGCCAGTGCCTGGTCGAGGTGGCCACGCCCGACCGTGAGGGCAACCTGCGGGCGATGCCCAAGCCGCAGACCTCGTGCACGCTCGAGGCCACCCCCGGCATGGTCGTGGCGACCCAGCACACCTCGCCGGTCGCCGACAAGGCGCAGCACTCGATGATCGAGTTCCTCCTCATCAACCACCCGCTCGACTGCCCGGTGTGCGACAAGGGCGGCGAGTGCCCCCTGCAGAACCAGGCGATGAGCAACGGCCGGGCCACCAGCCGGTTCGTCGACGTCAAGCGGACGTTCCCCAAGCCGGTCAAGGTCTCCACCCAGATCCTCCTCGACCGCGACCGCTGCGTCCTGTGCCAGCGCTGCACCCGGTTCTCCGCGCAGATCGCCGGCGACCCGTTCATCGACCTCCAGGGCCGTGGCGGCGGCGCCCCCGGCCGGGAGATCCACAGCGTGCCCGGCCAGCAGATCGGCACCTTCGACGCCCGCGTCCTCGACTTCGACCTCCACGGCTCGCACGCGGGCCAGGCGTTCACCGACGAGGTCGTCGGCCCGTTCGGGGAGGCGGGCCCCGTCGCCGGTTTCGCCAGCGGCCCCATGGGCGTGGCTGAGCTCGACGGCTCCGGACGGCCGTTCTCCTCCTACTTCTCCGGCAACACCATCCAGATCTGCCCCGTCGGTGCGCTCACCTCGGCCGGCTACCGCTTCCGGGCGCGCCCGTTCGACCTCGTCTCCACCGAGAGCGTCGCCGAGCACGACTCCAGCGGCTCGGCGATCCGCGTGGACCACCGCCGGGGCGTCGTCGTGCGCCGCCTCGCCGGTGAGGACCACGAGGTCAACGACGAGTGGATCACCGACAAGGACCGCTTCGCCTTCGGCTGGCAGAGCGCGCCCGACCGTCTCGACGTCCCCCTCGTCCGTGACGAGGAGACCGGCGCGCTCGTCCCGACGAGCTGGTCGGAGGCCCTCGACCTGGCCGCGACCGGGCTCGCCCGGGCGCGGGAGGCCGGCGGCGTCGGCGTGCTGCCCGGTGGTCGCCTCCCCCTCGAGGACGCCTACGCCTGGTCGCGCTTCGCGCGCACCGTCCTCGGCACGAACGACGTCGACGCCCGCGCCCGCGCCCACTCGGACGAGGAGGCGGCCTTCCTCGCCGCCCGCGTCGCCGGGACCGGCATGGACGTCACCTTTACCGACCTGGAGAACGCCCCGCACGTCCTGCTCGTCGCCCTCGAGCCCGAGGACGAGGCCGGCGCGGTGTTCCTGCGCCTGCGCAAGGGCGTCGTCGCCGGCCGAGTCCAGGTCGCCGCGCTGGCGCCCCTGGCCACCCGGGGCGCGACGAAGATGCGCGCCCGGCTGGTGCCGACCGCGCCCGGCACCGAGGCCGAGGTCCTCGACGCCCTCGTCCCCACCTCCGCCGAGCCCGACCTCGCTGCCGTCGCCCAGGCCCTGGCCACCCCCGGCTCGGTCGTCCTCGTCGGCGAGCGCGCCGGGGCGCTGCCCGGCACGCTCAGCGCCGTCGAGCGCCTCGTCGGGCGCACCGGCGCCCGCGTGGCGTGGGTCCCGCGCCGGGCGGGGGAGCGCGCCGCCGTCGAGGCCGGGCTGCTGCCCGGCCTGCTCCCTGGCGGCCGCCCGGCCACCGAGGCCGAGGCCCGCGTCGACGTCGGCGGCGTGTGGGGCGCCGACGTGCCCGCCGCGCCCGGGCGCGACCTCACCGCCATCCTCACCGCCGCGCGCGACGGCGCCCTCGGCGGGCTCCTCGTCGGCGGCGTCGAGCCGCGCGACCTGCCGGACCCGGCGCTCGCCCACGCGGCGCTCGCCGCCGCCGGCTTCGTCGTCCAGCTCGAGGTCCGCCGTTCCGCGGTGACCGACCACGCCGACGTCGTGCTGCCCGTCGCCCCGCCGGTCGAGAAGGCCGGCACGTTCGTCAACTGGGAGGGGCGCCCCCGCCCCTTCGGCCAGGTGCTGGTCTCCCGGGCGCTCTCCGACCGACAGGTCCTCGACGCCCTCGCCACGGAGATGGGCGTCGCGCTCGGCTGCGCCACGCTCGCCGCGGTCCACGCCCAGCTCGACGAGCTCGTCGGCTGGGAGGGGCCCCGCGCCCAGGCCCCGCAGGTCCGCGCCGCCGAGCCGCCCGCGGTCCGGGGCGGCCAGGCCGTCCTCGCGACGTGGAAGCTCCAGCTCGACTCCGGGCGCGGCCAGGAGGGTGACCCGCACCTCGCCGGCACCGCGCACCGTCCCGTCGTCCGCGTCAGCGCCGCCACCGCCGCGGCCCTCGGCCTGCGCGACGGCCAGCCCCTGGCCGTCCGCGGCCCGGCCGGGACGATCACCCTGCCGATGGTCACGACGACGATGCCCGAGCACGTCGTCTGGCTGCCGGAGAACTCCCCCGGATCGCACGTGCACGAGATGCTCGGCGCCGGGGCCGGTGCCGTCGTCACCCTGGAGGTGCCCCGATGA
- the nuoF gene encoding NADH-quinone oxidoreductase subunit NuoF, producing the protein MADATVLTPVLTDTWDADKPWTLATYRAHGGYEGLAQALGSTPEDVVATVKASGLRGRGGAGFPTGLKWSFLPPADGGPRYLVVNADESEPGTCKDIPLMLANPHVLLEGVAITAYAIGCTHAFIYLRGEVVHVYRRLLAAVREAREAGLIGTGTGPRGDFDLEITVHAGAGAYICGEETALLDSLEGMRGQPRLKPPFPAVAGLYARPTVVNNVESIASVPGIIRGGVDWFTSMGTEKSAGHGIFSLSGHVERPGQYEAPFGITMRELIDMAGGVRAGHRLKFWTPGGSSTPILTEEHLDVPLDYESVGAAGSMLATRALMVFDETVSAVRVISRWTDFYQHESCGKCTPCREGTYWMKQVMHRLEQGRGVPGDIDLLLDVSANIAGRSFCALGDASAAPIQSGIAHFREEFEAGMHTPAAELFPYQASAAFSEVGAR; encoded by the coding sequence GTGGCTGACGCGACCGTGCTCACGCCCGTGCTCACCGACACCTGGGACGCGGACAAGCCGTGGACCCTGGCCACGTACCGCGCCCACGGCGGGTACGAGGGCCTGGCCCAGGCGCTGGGCTCCACGCCCGAGGACGTCGTGGCGACCGTCAAGGCCTCCGGCCTGCGCGGCCGCGGCGGCGCCGGCTTCCCCACCGGGCTCAAGTGGTCCTTCCTCCCGCCGGCCGACGGCGGCCCGCGCTACCTCGTCGTCAACGCGGACGAGTCCGAGCCGGGCACCTGCAAGGACATCCCGCTCATGCTGGCCAACCCGCACGTCCTCCTCGAGGGCGTCGCGATCACGGCCTACGCCATCGGGTGCACCCACGCCTTCATCTACCTGCGCGGCGAGGTCGTCCACGTCTACCGCCGGCTCCTCGCGGCGGTCCGCGAGGCGCGCGAGGCCGGGCTCATCGGCACCGGCACCGGACCCCGCGGCGACTTCGACCTCGAGATCACCGTCCACGCCGGGGCCGGGGCCTACATCTGCGGCGAGGAGACGGCGCTGCTCGACTCCCTCGAGGGCATGCGCGGCCAGCCGCGCCTCAAGCCGCCCTTCCCCGCCGTCGCCGGCCTCTACGCGCGCCCGACCGTGGTGAACAACGTCGAGTCCATCGCCTCGGTCCCCGGGATCATCCGCGGGGGAGTGGACTGGTTCACCTCGATGGGGACCGAGAAGTCCGCCGGGCACGGCATCTTCTCCCTCTCCGGCCACGTCGAGCGCCCCGGCCAGTACGAGGCGCCGTTCGGCATCACCATGCGCGAGCTCATCGACATGGCCGGCGGCGTCCGGGCGGGGCACCGCCTGAAGTTCTGGACCCCGGGCGGGTCCTCGACGCCGATCCTCACCGAGGAGCACCTCGACGTCCCGCTCGACTACGAGTCGGTGGGCGCGGCGGGCTCGATGCTCGCCACCCGCGCGCTCATGGTCTTCGACGAGACGGTCTCCGCGGTGCGGGTCATCTCCCGGTGGACGGACTTCTACCAGCACGAGTCCTGCGGCAAGTGCACCCCGTGCCGCGAGGGGACCTACTGGATGAAGCAGGTCATGCACCGCCTCGAGCAGGGGCGCGGCGTGCCGGGGGACATCGACCTCCTGCTCGACGTCTCTGCCAACATCGCCGGGCGCTCCTTCTGCGCCCTCGGTGACGCCTCCGCCGCCCCCATCCAGAGCGGCATCGCCCACTTCCGCGAGGAGTTCGAGGCCGGGATGCACACCCCCGCCGCCGAGCTCTTCCCGTACCAGGCCTCGGCCGCTTTCTCCGAAGTAGGTGCTCGATGA
- the nuoE gene encoding NADH-quinone oxidoreductase subunit NuoE — translation MAVTGYEPTTEERLRAEALEIIARYPEPRSALLPMLHLVQSEDGYVSANGIALCADVLGLSRPEVSAVATFYTQYKRHPNGTYTVGVCTNALCAVMGGDAIYATLADHLGVGHDETTDDGAITLESIECNAACDYAPVVMVNWEFFDNQTPRSAVEVVDRLRAGEPVAPTRGAASVATFKEVSRVLAGFDDGRADEGVAAGEASLVGLRLARERGWRAPDMGRPADPSTEPRVGEQAAEPAGAQETGGVHSSAERKPTTPSDTAPQTVVEPGKGPDKGGSRG, via the coding sequence ATGGCCGTCACCGGGTACGAGCCCACCACCGAGGAGCGCCTGCGCGCCGAGGCGCTCGAGATCATCGCGCGCTACCCCGAGCCGCGCTCGGCGCTCCTGCCGATGCTCCACCTCGTCCAGTCCGAGGACGGGTACGTCAGCGCCAACGGCATCGCGCTGTGCGCCGACGTCCTCGGCCTGTCCCGCCCCGAGGTCTCCGCGGTCGCGACGTTCTACACGCAGTACAAGCGCCACCCCAACGGGACCTACACCGTGGGCGTGTGCACCAACGCGCTGTGCGCCGTCATGGGCGGCGACGCCATCTACGCCACGCTCGCCGACCACCTCGGCGTCGGGCACGACGAGACGACGGACGACGGGGCCATCACGCTCGAGAGCATCGAGTGCAACGCGGCCTGCGACTACGCGCCGGTCGTCATGGTCAACTGGGAGTTCTTCGACAACCAGACGCCGCGCAGCGCGGTCGAGGTCGTCGACCGGCTCCGCGCCGGCGAGCCCGTCGCGCCGACCCGCGGCGCCGCCAGCGTGGCGACCTTCAAGGAGGTCTCCCGGGTGCTGGCCGGCTTCGACGACGGCCGCGCCGACGAGGGCGTCGCCGCCGGCGAGGCGAGCCTCGTGGGGCTGCGCCTGGCCCGCGAGCGCGGCTGGCGGGCCCCCGACATGGGCCGCCCCGCCGACCCGTCCACCGAGCCCCGCGTGGGCGAGCAGGCCGCCGAGCCGGCCGGCGCGCAGGAGACCGGCGGCGTGCACTCCAGCGCCGAGCGCAAGCCGACGACGCCGTCGGACACGGCGCCCCAGACCGTGGTCGAACCCGGCAAGGGGCCGGACAAGGGAGGATCCCGTGGCTGA